In Penaeus monodon isolate SGIC_2016 chromosome 15, NSTDA_Pmon_1, whole genome shotgun sequence, a genomic segment contains:
- the LOC119582138 gene encoding uncharacterized protein LOC119582138 (The sequence of the model RefSeq protein was modified relative to this genomic sequence to represent the inferred CDS: added 23 bases not found in genome assembly) gives MAGGRARSSSGLLLRLSLLLVVLACSSPASSSSLPALEAVSPRAEDSAQVALHLVKRQATGLASSEEAALLALLDLVPRADRRSAASMLDRLFTTLDLNEDGLIDSREFETVLRLVATMNRHPSFV, from the exons ATGGCCGGCGGACGCGCTCGCTCTTCCTCGGGACTCCTGCTTCGCCTGAGCCTCTTGCTGGTCGTACTGGCGTGCTCCTCGCCCGCCTCGTCCTCGAGCCTTCCCGCCCTTGAAGCAGTGTCACCGAGGGCGGAGGATAGTGCTCAGGTTGCGCTGCACCTGGTCAAGCGCCAGGCGACAG GCGCTGCTGGCGCTGCTCGACCTCGTCCCCCGCGCCGACCGACGCTCCGCCGCCTCCATGCTCGACCGCCTCTTCACCACGCTCGACCTCAACG AAGACGGGCTGATCGACTCGCGGGAATTCGAGACCGTCCTCAGGCTGGTCGCCACCATGAACCGCCACCCCTCCTTCGTCTGA
- the LOC119582137 gene encoding uncharacterized protein LOC119582137: MAGGRARSSSGLSLRLSLLLVVLACSSSPTSSSSLPALEAVSPRAEDSAQVALHLVKRQATGLASSEEAALLALLDLVPRADRRSAASMLDRLFTTLDLNEDGLIDSREFETVLRLVATMNRHPSFV; encoded by the exons ATGGCCGGCGGACGCGCTCGCTCTTCCTCGGGACTCTCGCTTCGCCTGAGCCTCTTGCTGGTCGTACTGGCGTGCTCCTCCTCGCCCACCTCGTCCTCGAGCCTTCCCGCCCTTGAAGCAGTGTCACCGAGGGCGGAGGATAGTGCTCAGGTTGCGCTGCACCTGGTCAAGCGCCAGGCGACAG GTCTGGCCTCAAGCGAGGAGGCGGCGCTGCTGGCGCTGCTCGACCTCGTCCCCCGCGCCGACCGACGCTCCGCCGCCTCCATGCTCGACCGCCTCTTCACCACGCTCGACCTCAACG AAGACGGGCTGATCGACTCGCGGGAATTCGAGACCGTCCTCAGGCTGGTCGCCACCATGAACCGCCACCCCTCCTTCGTCTGA